In one window of Photorhabdus laumondii subsp. laumondii DNA:
- the metB gene encoding cystathionine gamma-synthase — translation MTRKPATIAVRNGLNNDEQYGCVVPPIYLSSTYNFTDFNQPRTHDYSRRSNPGRDMVQQALAELEGGAGAIMTSSGMSAIHLLCMVFLQPGDLLVAPHDCYGGSYRLFDSQTKRGAYEVAFVDQSDEQALKQVLSKKPKLVLIETPSNPLLRIVDIAHICQLSHEVGATVIVDNTFLSPVLQKPLALGADLVVHSCTKYLNGHSDVIAGAIIAKDEEVATELAWWANNIGVTGAAFDSYLLLRGMRTLSPRVLLQQKNALELVNYLQQQPLVKKLFYPALKDHPGHEIACKQQFGFGAMISFEFDGGEQAIRRFLSELKLFTLAESLGGVETLISHTATMTHAGMSAQARAEAGITDSLLRVSVGIEDSQDLIADLENAFQAVVKE, via the coding sequence ATGACACGCAAGCCGGCAACAATAGCAGTTCGCAATGGGCTGAATAATGATGAACAGTATGGTTGTGTTGTTCCGCCTATATATCTTTCCAGCACATATAACTTTACTGATTTTAATCAGCCAAGGACACATGATTATTCCCGCAGGAGTAATCCGGGCCGCGATATGGTGCAACAGGCATTAGCTGAGCTGGAGGGGGGAGCGGGTGCTATCATGACCAGCAGTGGAATGTCAGCTATTCACCTGTTATGCATGGTTTTCCTTCAACCTGGCGATCTGTTGGTTGCGCCTCATGACTGTTATGGTGGCAGTTACCGTTTATTTGACAGCCAGACTAAACGCGGTGCTTATGAAGTGGCCTTTGTCGATCAGAGTGATGAACAGGCATTAAAGCAAGTCTTGTCCAAAAAACCAAAGTTGGTATTGATTGAAACACCCAGTAATCCTTTATTGCGTATTGTCGATATTGCTCATATATGCCAGCTTTCCCATGAGGTAGGTGCGACAGTCATTGTTGATAACACTTTCCTGAGTCCTGTACTACAGAAGCCTTTGGCGTTGGGGGCAGATCTGGTTGTGCATTCCTGTACTAAATATCTTAATGGACATTCTGATGTGATTGCCGGAGCTATTATTGCAAAGGATGAAGAGGTTGCAACGGAGCTCGCTTGGTGGGCGAATAATATTGGTGTAACCGGTGCGGCGTTTGATAGCTACCTGCTGTTGCGTGGCATGCGCACTTTATCGCCACGGGTCCTGTTACAGCAAAAGAATGCATTGGAACTCGTCAATTATCTTCAACAGCAACCGTTAGTGAAAAAACTTTTTTATCCTGCTTTGAAAGATCATCCTGGGCATGAAATTGCTTGTAAGCAACAATTTGGTTTTGGCGCAATGATAAGCTTTGAGTTCGATGGTGGTGAACAGGCGATACGCCGTTTTCTGTCTGAGTTGAAGTTATTTACTTTGGCGGAATCACTGGGCGGTGTGGAAACCTTAATTTCTCATACGGCTACCATGACTCACGCTGGAATGTCAGCACAGGCAAGGGCGGAAGCGGGGATTACGGATTCACTATTGCGTGTTTCTGTGGGTATTGAAGATAGTCAGGATTTAATCGCTGATTTGGAAAATGCATTTCAGGCAGTAGTAAAGGAGTGA
- the metJ gene encoding met regulon transcriptional regulator MetJ encodes MAEWNGEYVSPYAEHGKKSEQVKKITVSIPLKVLRILTDERTRRQVNNLRHATNSELLCEAFLHAFTGQPLPDDADLRKERNDEIPEEAKKIMRELGIDPDTWEY; translated from the coding sequence ATGGCTGAGTGGAACGGTGAATATGTCAGCCCTTATGCTGAACATGGCAAAAAAAGCGAACAAGTGAAGAAAATCACAGTCTCAATTCCGTTGAAAGTGTTGAGAATCCTCACTGATGAACGCACTCGTCGCCAGGTCAATAACCTGCGTCATGCAACTAATAGTGAATTGTTGTGTGAAGCATTCCTGCATGCATTTACTGGGCAGCCGCTGCCCGATGATGCTGATTTACGTAAAGAGCGTAATGATGAAATCCCAGAGGAAGCCAAAAAAATCATGCGGGAATTAGGTATTGATCCTGATACTTGGGAATATTGA
- the rpmE gene encoding 50S ribosomal protein L31 — protein sequence MKKGIHPKYEEITATCSCGSVIQVRSTAGHALNLDVCGQCHPFYTGKQRDVATGGRVDRFKKRFNVPGVSK from the coding sequence ATGAAAAAAGGTATTCATCCTAAATATGAAGAAATTACTGCAACCTGCTCTTGCGGTAGTGTAATACAAGTCAGATCTACCGCTGGTCACGCTCTGAACCTGGACGTATGCGGCCAATGCCACCCATTCTATACGGGTAAACAACGTGATGTTGCTACTGGTGGTCGTGTTGATCGCTTCAAGAAACGTTTCAACGTTCCAGGTGTCAGCAAGTAA